The segment CCATATGGCTCTTCTATTGAACTGTCCTTATAAATGCAATGAAAAGTGGTGTAAGCACAActattcttcctttttttaaggttttgtcAAATCATACTAGAAAAAAGAGCTACTTGCTCTGGAAAAGGACAAAAGACCTGTTTCTGTTCTCTGGAACATGACAGCATTAAAACGTTTCTAATTCTAATTTTCTGCCTCCAGGAGGAGCTTATGAGGGTGGCAACTTCTTTAAGCCTCTGGTGTTGTTGTGGATAGTGTTTGGGCTTGCCTACTTTGCTTCCATTCTCACTATGATAGGCAACTGGCTGAGGGTGCTGTCTAAGAGGACTCGTGCTGAGGTGAGAGATCTACAGTGTTACACAGAAGGGATCTTAACAAGGCTCTGCAGTGAATTTTGTCTCTCATCACCTCCAAACTCTCCATTTCCTCCCTCAGATGGAAGAGTTGAGGGCCCATGCCACAGACTGGACTCAGAACATGTCCATGGACTTCCGGATCCCAAACCCGCTGGAATTCAATGACCCTTTCCTTCTGCAGCGGCGGCGTTGGAAACGCAGTGAGCGTCGTCGCATCCGCCGGGGGGCCCAGTGTACTCTGGGACACTGGGTTCGAGGGGGGTCTGAGAATGGACACTTGCCAAATCGCTGGACTGGCCTCTCCAGCTCCATGAGCCAGCTGGAGGCTCACTCATCTCTAGAGAGGGCTGCTGCTGCCAAGACCAGGCCACGGATGAGTGTAGCTGGAGGGCCAACAATCCCAATAACAGTGCAAAGGATCAGGACTGACCCTCCTGTTAGTGTACAGAGACAGAGTAAGTCCTTTCATCACCTTTTGGCCCGCTCATTCTCCCTCCCTGTGGCCCGCTCCACCTCCGAGCTGGATTCAGCAGGCGCAGCCATGCAGGAGGGGTCCCTGTCTGGGTCTGAGTCTGCATTTGACTCCAGGTCAGATGGCTCCTCACTGTCCTTGTCATTCTCAGCACCTCACAAGCTCCAGCCTTGCAGTACCATCAACAACATAGAGGAAGGAGAAATGAGAGTGGCACAATTGAATGCAGCACAAGAGATAGAAAAACTGCTTCTGGCAAAGAACACTGAATCTTTAGCAAACAGTGGCCACAATCTCACACCTTCCCCTAGCCTTCTCCCTCTTCCCCCTTCACCCCTTCTAGTCCTTCCATCCTCCTCTCATGACACCCCCACCTCCTCCCCAGGCTGTGAGCTGCTGGATTTCTTTGGAGAAAATCTGGCATATATTGACGAGTCCTCAGACACACTGAGTGACCGGACCCAGGCAGCAGCAAGCGAGGAGAAGAGAAGGCGGCCTCATAAACCCAAGAGAAGGAGTATGAGAAGGCAGCTGTCACACAGGTGGAGTCCTCAACAGTTGAGG is part of the Melanotaenia boesemani isolate fMelBoe1 chromosome 7, fMelBoe1.pri, whole genome shotgun sequence genome and harbors:
- the kcnk4a gene encoding potassium channel subfamily K member 4 isoform X1, giving the protein MRCTTLTTLLTGVMLYLGMGALVFVTLETPKESAAHEHLLRTKQDFLINNSCVTELDFHRLVKEVASAVDAGLDMSSLPGNLTTRWDWASAFFFCGTIITTIGFGNLSPRTWFGQLFCVCYALVGIPMFGILLAGVGDHMGTVLRRAVAKIETLFLVRMKRKVRPTTVRVISAVLSILIGCLIFLAVPTIVFQKVENWSFLESLYFVVITLTTVGFGDYVPGGAYEGGNFFKPLVLLWIVFGLAYFASILTMIGNWLRVLSKRTRAEMEELRAHATDWTQNMSMDFRIPNPLEFNDPFLLQRRRWKRSERRRIRRGAQCTLGHWVRGGSENGHLPNRWTGLSSSMSQLEAHSSLERAAAAKTRPRMSVAGGPTIPITVQRIRTDPPVSVQRQSKSFHHLLARSFSLPVARSTSELDSAGAAMQEGSLSGSESAFDSRSDGSSLSLSFSAPHKLQPCSTINNIEEGEMRVAQLNAAQEIEKLLLAKNTESLANSGHNLTPSPSLLPLPPSPLLVLPSSSHDTPTSSPGCELLDFFGENLAYIDESSDTLSDRTQAAASEEKRRRPHKPKRRSMRRQLSHRWSPQQLRRPSSDLQPPSNPPTPPPDSFPSDLPSSEIQTDSAPAL
- the kcnk4a gene encoding potassium channel subfamily K member 4 isoform X2, whose product is MRCTTLTTLLTGVMLYLGMGALVFVTLETPKESAAHEHLLRTKQDFLINNSCVTELDFHRLVKEVASAVDAGLDMSSLPGNLTTRWDWASAFFFCGTIITTIGFGNLSPRTWFGQLFCVCYALVGIPMFGILLAGVGDHMGTVLRRAVAKIETLFLKRKVRPTTVRVISAVLSILIGCLIFLAVPTIVFQKVENWSFLESLYFVVITLTTVGFGDYVPGGAYEGGNFFKPLVLLWIVFGLAYFASILTMIGNWLRVLSKRTRAEMEELRAHATDWTQNMSMDFRIPNPLEFNDPFLLQRRRWKRSERRRIRRGAQCTLGHWVRGGSENGHLPNRWTGLSSSMSQLEAHSSLERAAAAKTRPRMSVAGGPTIPITVQRIRTDPPVSVQRQSKSFHHLLARSFSLPVARSTSELDSAGAAMQEGSLSGSESAFDSRSDGSSLSLSFSAPHKLQPCSTINNIEEGEMRVAQLNAAQEIEKLLLAKNTESLANSGHNLTPSPSLLPLPPSPLLVLPSSSHDTPTSSPGCELLDFFGENLAYIDESSDTLSDRTQAAASEEKRRRPHKPKRRSMRRQLSHRWSPQQLRRPSSDLQPPSNPPTPPPDSFPSDLPSSEIQTDSAPAL